tttatttttattttttattttattctattttattttaatttattttgtatgtatattttttttatttaaagtttttataaatttctaattaaaataataatttcgctTATTGGCAATTGCCCAACATTTGTCTGCACTTTCGCTTTTCTTGTATTtcgcacaaataaatattaaacaattttcaccGCCAAAGCAAATGCCAAACACCCTGCGCCTTTTTTGGCGGCAACACCTCAATTCACTTAATATTAAtgcatttatgtgtgtatgtctgtggtGAGTACGTGTATGTTGCAACTTCGCATTCGCGGGTGTTCGTCGATCGTGTTCATTGTTTTTACGCTTTTGGCTCGCATTAATTTCTAACCGAACGGGGTGTGGGCAAATCGAATCACGTCTGCACTCATTTTGTGCCGCAGCGCCTCATCATGCGATGCCAAAAAACTGCACTCAAGCCTTTAATTCATTTGTATGCAATGCACAATGCGCAACCGTACGAATGccggtgtgtgtctgtgtgtgcgcTGCGAAAAGTTGCGACTGCGCGAACGCGTCTAGTGAAATTTCATAGTCAATTGCTAATTGGTGCGCGcgaaattttgtaaacaaataaatgtgcTAATCATGTGTGTGGGTTGTATGATTCACTAGaaaatttgttcaatatttttcttcactaTGAGCTTTCTTGCTTCTTTATAGATTAATGAAGCACCGGAAATTAAGCCATAGCAGCCCTAAACAATTTAGTAAGACCTCTGGACAGAATTTGAGACCAAATTTAAAGCAGTTCGAGTACAGTGTAAATACTTCGACAATAAGTTTGATAGGAGAACAAAAGACCATAGAAAACAAGAATTCCATAGGATCTCTCGAGTTTATAAACCCTCTATTCCTAGTTTTTAGGTTTTAAGTTCTTGTGATAGAAACATAATTTTTCGAGATCCGAGGGGGAGGGGAAGTAGTACGTCCAATTTGTTGTAATATAATGACGAAGAAGGGTGTTTTGGGATctaaagttatatttattttgataaatattattaccTCGGAATACCATCTACAAATCACCCATTAATCTTGTCTGCTCCAACCTTTGGTAGGAGGAAAGCGAAGATATTGTGAAATATTATACTTAAAACTAGagagatattttgtttttctcctCCTCTTTATATAGATGATTTTCTTTAGATGATTTAgacaagaaaatttttaaagatttatgAAGTGTACCGAAGTGCCTGTTTCTAATATTCTAAGTTTATGGTTTTTTTATTGTACTGGGTCGATTCAAAGATCCAAGCTCTAGTTTTCTGGTATATCTTAAAAATCTATCAGGATCTTAAAGAGTACATCAGCTCTAGTTTTCTGGTATATCTTAAAAATCTATCAGGATCTTAAAGAGTACATCAAAGCCACAAACCGAAACCGTGGAGCTTCTTGAAAATAAttggaaacatatttttaatttcatacatCGAGAAAGAGTTTGGagatcaatattttaatttttattctctcCCGGTCATAAAACAGGTGTCTAAAAAGCTAGATAGAAACTTTTTTCTAGAATTACAATTTAAATCGGATCAGTCGGTTTTTATCCTATTCTAGTCAGAATTGTTATATATAACTATTTTACTCTCCTTACTTTAAAGGTTTACTTTGTCAGGGTAGAGCTTGGCCAAATTGTTGATCTCTCAATCATAATTTTAAGCAGATCTCggtaataaaataagtattaccAAGAGGAAACTTCTTGATATATTTTAAGAACAATTTGAAAACCGTATgtagaaataaagaaataattaaccAGACGATGGTGACACTGGGTCATATTGATcagaggtatgtatgtatgtaataggcgttgaaaccgttcagccggttatagccgaatcgatgatagcgcgccacttctctctatccttcgcagttcggcgtcagttggagatcccaagtgtgaccaggttgctctccacctggtccctccaacggagtggaggccttccctttcttcagcttcctccggcgggtactgcatcgaacactttcaaagctggagtgttatcgtccattcggataacatgacctagccagcgtagccgctgtctttttattcgctgaactatgtcaatgtcgtcgtataactcgtacagctcatcgttccatcgtctgcggtattcgccgttgtcaatgttttgagaaccataaatcttacgcaaaattgaTCGGaggtattaaaaataataataagaagaattttaaaatataaatacctaATATTATAGTGGGATGGGAGGTAAACACCTATTTCTGAGATGACTAGCGGATATTCTAGATTTCACCTACCACTCATACTAAATCTATTTATAAGCCAAGCATTGCATTACGGCGTCACGCTTTAAAgcgatgttttattttttttttcaaacgttATTAGTCGGTGTAAACATCAGGTGCCTAGTAACCCACACACCACACACATAAACTTAAGCAATATTTTCCGTATCAGTGATTTTCCTAATTTCTAGTTGTTTGTTGTGGTTTAATTAAATCAGTTGCGTGCAGTCGATATGGCGAAACGAACACCATCGTGttataattttgcaaatattcgcAACGTGTTTTCATATTCTTTCGATTTCATTTGGTGAAAccgattaaatttcaatttcatatgcatttcattattttgcgGTGGCGTTGCACAATTACAACCAATGCGTAATTGGTGAAATCTGATGAGGACACAAACATGAAAGTGCTGCGGTTAGACAACTTAGatgatgaaattattatttgatttttgaaaatattatttatcgtTTAGGAAATctaaatattgacttatttatgAATTTGATCATCTTCTAATTTTTCTAGGATGGCACTACACCGCTTATACTTTCCGCAGCGGGCGGTCACACCCCATGTGTGTTGGAATTACTCGAACAAGGCGCAGATCCGAATTCACGACGCGCCACTGGTACAACACCGTTATTTTTCGCAGCACAGGGTGGCTACTTGGATGTGGTGAAAATACTGATAAAAGCCGGTGCTAGCGTGGATACACCATCGGTGGTAGGTTGAGttgcttaatttaaaaaattgattaataaatTACTGGAAAACAATTAATGAAATCTGAAATATAGTCCAAACTGTGAAATATATTAGATATaggataaatacataaattctaattttattatctATTGCCTTTAGGATGGTGGTACGCCGTTATTTGTCGCTGCACAAGGTGGTTATGTGAAATTGGTTCGTGAGTTGTTGGATTGTGGCGCCAATGTGAATGCATGCATGAAGGTGAGTTAATATAGCAAGTTAAAGCTAAGtgggttaagttaagtttaagtaaAGTTAATTAGAATGATATAATGGAAGGAAAAAATTATTTCGGTTATGGTTATGTTACGTGCTggtaagttatgttaagttttgGTACCTTAAgttaagttttataaaaaatttcactgaATTTTGTTACAGTTCCTCATAATTTGTTTGTAAAGTCAAGGTAAGTTAAGTCGAGATatgataagttcaagccaagttaagtttaagaaaattaaattaaggttGTTtgatgaaagtgaactttaataatATGGTGAAAGTGAAAGAATAATTTAGGTTATGGTTAAGTTAAGTATTAGTAAATTATGTCAAGTTGAAGTCAGTTAAGCTTAGTtgcataagaaatttaaattaatttaaattaatttggtaaagtaaagtaaagtaaagtaaagtaaagtaaagtaaagtaaagtaaagtaaagtaaagtaaagtaaagtaaagtaaagtaaagtaaagtaaagtaaagtaaagtaaagtaaagtaaagtaaagtaaagtaaagtaaagtaaagtaaagtaaagtaaaataaagtaaagtaaagtaaaataaagtaaagtaaagtaaagtaaagtaaagtaaagtaaagtaaagtaaagtaaagtaaagtaaagtaaagtaaagtaaagtaaagtaaagtaaagtaaagtaaagtaaagtaaagtaaagtaaagtaaagtaaagtaaagtaaagtaaagtaaagtaaagtaaagttaagttaagttaagtcaagtcaagtcaagtcaagtcaagtcaagtaaagtaaagtaaagtaaagtaaagttaagttaagtcaagtcaagtcaagtcaagtcaagtcagctcaagtcaagtcaagtttaattgatgaaatgaaataatgatgaaaatgaaactATGTTATGTTTATGTGGTCAAATTAAGTTTAAGTGAGCtatgggcggaaccactgtgcagaagcttaaaattaattgatgaaGTATCCAGCTTTCACTAAGAACAATAACATTGAGGTTTActtgattatgaattaatactGAGTCCTAATTCTATGTGAGTTGTCATTACTTCTCATCTCCACActatattaatgatatatagGCAACATGCAAGTTCTGAATGTTTATAAGAACAACTAGCGAAGAGCCAGAATCTTGGATAACACAACCTAAGCAGTGAAGTAATCCAATTTGAATACAAACTTTTTTAAGAGAGTGTAGTTGGGGCATCACATACACAGTAGAGATAAGCAAAACATCTGAGATTATCTtagttaaattaagttaatttaagtCAAGTTATGGTCAAATTAAGTTTAAGTGAGCTATGTTAAATTAAAGTTACGTTTCGATAGAGATGGAACTGAATTTAGTTATGTTAGTCCTTAAATTTAGATACCCTTCATTACCCAAAAATCATCACTTTCTCCCTTATTCCAAGATATTTCGATTAAAGCTTACTAGAAAAAATTAACGCGTAAGACTATAAAGCCCCAAATTGCTTgctataatttttgattttctttgttCTCTTTCTCCGAAAGCAGGATCGCGCCACACCCGTTTTTATATCCGCACAAAATGGACATCGCACAGTGTTATCGCTGCTCATCACGGCGGGCGCCAATCCCGATATGAAGCGCATAGATGGCGCTACACCACTGTGGATCGCCGCACAAATGGGACACGATCACATATGTAAAGTGTTGTTGCAAAATGGCGCTTTTGTGGATGCGGTACGCTGTGATGGGGCGACGCCACTCTTCAAGGCAGCGCATAAGGGACACGCGGCGGTTGTGACGGAACTCTTGAAACACCGTCCCAATTTGGGGCTACTACCGGTAGGTGGCAAACAATTTTCGGTGATACAAATTAGTTtctgataattaaattttttacagaacGGTGAAACAGCGCTGCATGCGGCCGCCATGTTCGGTCACTTAACCGTTTGCAAGCAACTGATTGCTGCGGGCAGCGATATACTGCAGAAAAATCAGGAGGGACTCACCGCTTTGCAGGTGGCGCGTCAGCAGAAGTACACGTCGATCTGTGATTATCTGCAGGATCGTTTGCGTTTGGTGCGCGCGCGTGCTGGGACGGCCACATAAATAACGTTGTCTCGTGTGTTTTGTGGAATAGATGAGCGGCAGCTTTAGGTTGTTAAAGTTGAGTGAAAATGGAAATCATTTGAATAAGCGTATTTAGTTAGTTTCGCTATACAATTGAAGACAATAGTGTCTGTAGGCGTGCGCAAAAAGTATTTAGTAAACAAAACTCGAAAATAGATTTGTATAGCCAAAGGGAATGTCGGGCGTTTTTCTGCTCAAATTGCTgagttgaaaaatttataaccAAGAAATCGATGAATATTGTATGTAGAAGTTGAAGTGAGTTGGCACTAAAGTGatttacaatttcaaattaattttttttgtttgtacgaATCTATagcttttaatatatatgtatatacttcttaaaattttggtttcatttttaaacattaaatttatatacattattttctatgtaaatattCTGTTGCTATTAATTTTaggtttcaaaaatattttctttataaaaaaaatattattttcaaaattttttagtattcaaaattttttttttttgaaaatttgatgaGAAAATTCtatgttacaaaaatattttcctaattacaaattttttttttcgaaaatttacgtttcaaaattttaggtttcaaaaatatttttagtattcaaaattttatttttccaaattccaatttttagttttcaaatttttttattaaaaaaaatttaaataaatttaaataaatttttttttcctcaTTTTTTATTAGATCTGAAATTTGTGACAGAAAACTACAATTGAATACTACAAACTTAAATACAGGGTatcttgtttaaaaattatttaaaaataaacaaattattttcgaaaacttacgtttaaaattttttttaattttgattttaaaattttagtttttataaatattttctttataaaaaaatatttttttcaaattttttttagtactcaaaattttatttttcgaaattccaattattagttttcaaaacttttttattaaaaaaaaattttaataattttttttatttctcattttttattaGATCAGAAATTTGTGACAGAAAACTACAACTGAATACTGAAAATCTAAATATTGGGTATcttgtttgaaaattatttaaaaataaaattttttttctttaaaatttttatagaaatattttttttgaaatattaaaaattctattaaaaattaaatataaaaaatggcttcgccaaacattttttttttattaaagaaaaaaaaatgataaaaatgaaacacattatcatttagaataaattaaatttcgaaaaatatatttttattgaaggaataaaaaaacatattcaaatgatagttaaaaattttaaagtatatattaattaaagttgcattgaaatataataattatttttgaaaaactgaaaattttgagaaaaaataacaatttttgaaaaatttaagattttgaaaaaattaactatttttgaaaaatttaaaattttgaaaaaaaaatatttttgaaaattttaaaattttgagaaaaaaataattattttttttaatttaaaattttgaggaaaaaaagaatttttccaaaatttaaaaataaaaaatatttatttttgaaaaattgaaaatttttagaatttttttttgaaaaattgaaaattttgagaaaaattttttttttgagaaaaaataacaatttttgaaaaattaaaaattttgaaaaaaaaatatttttgaaaattttaaaattttgagaaaaaaataattattttttttttaatttaaaattttgagaaaaaaaagaatttttccaaaatttaaaaataaaaaatatttatttttgaaaaattgaaaatttttagaatttttttttttgaaaaatttaaaattttaaaattttttttttgaaaaattgaaaatttttggaaacatttttttttttgaaaaattgaaaattgtaaaatttaaaaaatttattttttttttgtcataaataaaatattttttgaaaccagaaatatttcattaaaaactccaaaaaaattttaaatttgcatttgtgttgcttctaaaattattattatcgcTAAcgttataaatgtatatatttaaattttgtataatttgtcaCACATTTTGCTAAAAATTTTGGATATACAATTTCCAGCTCAACAGGTATGCGTACAAGGCATCTCAAAAGCAAAACcaataataaaacacaaaaaaacattGTTCTGAATCTCAAGCCATAGTAGATACGTTTGCAACAGAAGCCTCTAAAATCCATAGCGAGCTTTGCAAAACTGTCCAAGAAACCATTTGTACGTTTCTAcgtcaaaatatttattgaaattaaaaaaaaaaaaaatataaccgaATTTACCATGTTACACCATGCAAATTTCTTATGCATTACActctaataattataattagagCATCAGGTTAAATACTTGCTGACGCACTCGccaaaggaaaaaaaatttacgtaatcacaacaataaaaaatataaaaccaaaatttcGGAGTACTTTAAAAAGCATAAGCACAAGCTGATACTCGCATGAATACCGTTAAAACTTTAACACTgtagtttatataaaaaaaatattcaaaacgaaaaaaaaacaagagagTGAGCATGCATGGCAAGAGAAGTGAGAGCGCGCAAATTAAACTCTTAGCACAATACATTCATTTGCCTTTATAAATTTCACTAACTAAATCACTtgattattcataaaaaatatataaaaatcatatataaagcgtccatttattaaaaatataattaaaaaaatataataaaaaaaattgaaaaaaatcatatttcgatttaaataaaatacaatttttgaacttatttacaaaatacctaaacttaaataatatttgtgtataAGCAATTTgtacattattatttatataaataatattaaattataaaaataaaattgtatttttccaAAAGATTTTCTAACCAATGAGTTGTTgtatggaaatattattaataaatgaaatttgtaaatagaCGGCGGTATTATTGTGGCGTGTGTGGAAAAAAAACGTGTAGCATATACCGTTAAGTATATTGTAAGTTAACGCAACGTGATGACGTAATAAGCAATTAATGAAGGGTGCAATAAAATTGTAGAAACGCATGTAAAGTAATtggcaaaatataaacaaaattataaattaaaagtatttcaaaaatgtattttcgaaaaattaatacTTCAATTCGCATTatgtcgtacatacatatatacatattaacttatgctataatatttattaagttattgaaaattgtaatttattaaatactgtatttaaattcGCATATAAATGAACTGAGTCCACGGAGTGTTGTTtggataaacaaaaataaaaaaattataaatatttgaaaattaaattaagaaattttatttattctcaagTATGGCTTAAAACTACACAGTATtcgattttatttcaaataaggtAAGCTTTCTCtccaacaataatttttatgccGCCTCGAAAGCTTTCATAAAGCTTAAACTCACGAATAATTTATTCGAATTTCCTTATAACCTTAAATATGTGTGCTGAGTCTAAAATTTGACTGGTATTTGTCGTTCAcgtaggtctacaactttgcttccgccgttttccaatagatgtttctagggtcaagcactggtcaattaaattgattaaatcgttttacatCGATCTTTGACacttgtgtcaacattaacccaacaaaatatttgtagagatctgtttgcatcccaaacttattctcaactgaaaatgtcactttttgagccgaattctcgacatttgcgggaaattttgcttttttttaattccaagaaaactGCGGCTgctcctaagtgaaaaaagccttaaatttacaaaaaaacggcggaagcaaagttgtgaacctaatatatttctaaaattttgaattttcgaaaaaatattttttgtaattttgaattaaaaaaaaaattgatatttttttttttaaaaaagtaaaaaccgTTGCCTAAAAACCAATTTGGTTGAAAAACAAggattgtgattttttatttaaaatttgttttttcgtcgaaatattctttattattttataaagtcaTCTCAAAACttggtagaaaaaaattattaaaaattattattaaaaaaaagaaattttttttttataattttgaatttttaaaaacatacatacatacatatgtataatttgttaattttcaaaaagtattattttttaccaaattttctttattattttataaagtcaACTCTATTTGATCAATATTCAAATTTCTgacagtaatattttttataattttcagttttatatataagtaatataatattaattttcccaGTGCACCTCAACTTGGAATTCCCCTCACGTATTTATATGACTGTATTCACCATGAAATTTCTACACAATAACTTACAAACTTTCAAGTAGCGGTAAGCTTCATATTGCTTAATACCATTTAGCAAAGTCCCACACCAAGGTAGAAAAGCTAAAATTTGGTTGCTGACTTTGATATACCgtaaatgtgtaaataattgaGTGCAAGCTTTTTTGTTAGAGTGtatgtgttgaaaatttttaaatttgaaaatttcagccGTACCCAGTAGATTCAAAAAACGAGATATCCTGAAAGGaggaatgaaggagtcctcctattgatctcttttaggagcaataaaggagattttttaaattttcgtagCTTACAAatcgtagcatgttttgtcgcgcagtttcatgtGAAGTctgaatattgcactcttcctagaactctttcgtaagaacactgatcgaaatttttggaatttggtcaagttttcgagacattaagcactgttcatgtccacttatttataatttagggcctttttctggctttggttctttattttccatattttccgatcaattttagccattttacactatttagagggttaaagaaaacattgctgttagatctcaaacgtttttaccccattggggattatggggcaatagttggacctcttcaaactaaaccctttgcatggaatattaaaaagacaataatgggtaattcagatatgaaaaaaagcaaaaattaatcaccaactaattgacaaatttattgtaaatgcctttacgaagaatagggaacggtgaagtacggttaactgtataacacgtgcttaacaagtaaaataatcgaagtgtgtaaagtttttcttgacactaacaaaattgaatgatttttgttttttgttgttcttggttggtttttgcattgctttcgcagctttttttgcatcacatctcttgaaatactgtaaataaccatccctgattcaaaacatatgttgaactgaagtaaaaagtaaaaaatttggctgcggaaagtgaaaaagtgtatttattttctatgtgtaaactgtttcttgacatactgtaatttatataaaaaataaaataataatacacaaaatgaaaatgatgtggaaagtgaaaatgaaaatggtgtggaaagaaagaaacatggaacaaagaatacggaagctagaggaaatatcggcgcagaacactatactcctgaagcggattattgacatatttccaccgatgaagattgaattaatgatatttcctattaaaaacatgaatgatttagcatctacagaatccttgcttttgaataagcctgaggcagaaattgtgagtatgatataatacatttgataagatgttactaaacagtttgagtttattataggtggcgtatctgaagcaaaaattttcaaagagacccctatcaaaaattttggatgaagtaattgcggagtccctgctcttaaaagggaattgggatggagccaaaaaaaagttgcattgaagaattatgcacttttcaataaatttctttacggtaatacataatttcaattcatgtcatctatttttt
This portion of the Zeugodacus cucurbitae isolate PBARC_wt_2022May chromosome 3, idZeuCucr1.2, whole genome shotgun sequence genome encodes:
- the LOC105219163 gene encoding ankyrin repeat domain-containing protein 29 isoform X1: MSLKKETPSDVLLHLAALRGDEINLRRVLDSGKVHVDCKDEDGTTPLILSAAGGHTPCVLELLEQGADPNSRRATGTTPLFFAAQGGYLDVVKILIKAGASVDTPSVDGGTPLFVAAQGGYVKLVRELLDCGANVNACMKQDRATPVFISAQNGHRTVLSLLITAGANPDMKRIDGATPLWIAAQMGHDHICKVLLQNGAFVDAVRCDGATPLFKAAHKGHAAVVTELLKHRPNLGLLPNGETALHAAAMFGHLTVCKQLIAAGSDILQKNQEGLTALQVARQQKYTSICDYLQDRLRLVRARAGTAT
- the LOC105219163 gene encoding ankyrin repeat domain-containing protein 29 isoform X2, coding for MSLKKETPSDVLLHLAALRGDEINLRRVLDSGKVHVDCKDEDGTTPLILSAAGGHTPCVLELLEQGADPNSRRATGTTPLFFAAQGGYLDVVKILIKAGASVDTPSVDGGTPLFVAAQGGYVKLVRELLDCGANVNACMKDRATPVFISAQNGHRTVLSLLITAGANPDMKRIDGATPLWIAAQMGHDHICKVLLQNGAFVDAVRCDGATPLFKAAHKGHAAVVTELLKHRPNLGLLPNGETALHAAAMFGHLTVCKQLIAAGSDILQKNQEGLTALQVARQQKYTSICDYLQDRLRLVRARAGTAT